From the genome of Coleofasciculaceae cyanobacterium, one region includes:
- a CDS encoding tRNA-(ms[2]io[6]A)-hydroxylase: MKNRVVSSKAVATIKILQQPSNSTWIEQAIANLKIILLDHSHCERKAAGVAINLMFRYPSHQKLVRQLTAIASEELSHFEQVNQWLEKLGIPLAPLNSPPYFSQLKSQIRHSEPDRLVDSLLISAIIEARSHERLGLLGEYCPDPDLAKFYLSLMASEARHYGIYWVLAQEYSDRATVETRLAELAEYESSILSTLHHEPRVHS; this comes from the coding sequence ATGAAGAATCGAGTAGTTTCTTCTAAGGCGGTTGCTACCATAAAAATTTTGCAACAGCCGTCAAATTCGACCTGGATTGAGCAAGCGATCGCCAATTTAAAAATAATTTTACTAGATCACTCTCATTGTGAACGTAAGGCAGCAGGAGTGGCAATAAATTTGATGTTTCGCTATCCCTCTCATCAGAAGCTAGTCCGTCAGTTAACTGCGATCGCATCTGAAGAATTATCACATTTTGAACAGGTCAATCAATGGTTAGAAAAGCTGGGGATTCCTCTTGCACCTTTAAATTCTCCCCCTTATTTCTCGCAGTTAAAATCTCAAATACGGCATTCTGAACCAGATCGTTTAGTTGATTCTCTATTAATTTCAGCGATTATCGAAGCTCGTTCTCACGAAAGATTGGGTTTGCTTGGAGAATACTGTCCCGATCCAGATTTGGCTAAATTTTATCTTAGCTTAATGGCATCAGAAGCCCGCCATTATGGAATTTATTGGGTATTAGCTCAAGAATATAGCGATCGCGCTACTGTAGAAACTCGGCTAGCAGAGTTAGCTGAATATGAAAGTAGTATTTTGAGTACTTTACACCACGAACCGAGGGTACACAGTTAG
- a CDS encoding metallophosphoesterase family protein, with the protein MTKNRRIVIGDVHGHYDTLIALLDTIAPNSQDEVYFLGDLIDRGPKSAQVVDLVMRNQFHCLRGNHEEMLLDVVGTGEVSIDLYQSWLYSGGHATVESYDSKIPQEHINWMKELPLYLDLGDFWLVHAGVDPKIPLTQQGADQFCWIRDDFHTANQAFFQNKLIITGHTITFTLPGVKPGQIAAGKGWLDIETGAYHHHSGWMTAVDLNQHKVYQANSFDGRIRIMPLSKAIAKVDATKIMPRKMRKRA; encoded by the coding sequence ATGACCAAAAATCGTCGAATCGTCATTGGTGACGTACATGGACACTACGACACTTTAATCGCATTACTAGATACTATTGCACCAAATAGTCAAGATGAAGTATATTTTTTGGGTGATTTAATTGATCGAGGTCCTAAAAGCGCGCAGGTTGTTGATTTGGTCATGCGTAATCAGTTTCACTGCTTGCGAGGAAATCATGAAGAAATGCTGTTAGATGTTGTTGGGACTGGGGAAGTATCGATAGATCTATACCAAAGCTGGTTGTATAGTGGTGGTCACGCTACAGTTGAGAGTTATGACAGTAAAATTCCCCAAGAACATATCAACTGGATGAAAGAATTACCTTTATATCTGGATTTGGGAGATTTTTGGCTAGTTCATGCAGGAGTCGATCCCAAAATTCCGCTAACTCAACAGGGTGCAGATCAATTTTGCTGGATTCGAGACGACTTTCATACTGCAAATCAAGCTTTTTTTCAGAACAAACTGATTATTACAGGACATACAATTACTTTTACTCTTCCTGGAGTTAAGCCTGGGCAAATCGCCGCGGGGAAAGGATGGTTAGACATTGAAACTGGTGCATACCATCATCATAGTGGTTGGATGACGGCGGTAGATCTCAATCAGCATAAAGTTTATCAGGCAAATTCTTTTGATGGCAGGATTCGGATTATGCCTTTGAGCAAAGCGATCGCCAAAGTAGATGCAACGAAAATTATGCCTCGTAAAATGCGTAAACGAGCATAA
- a CDS encoding DUF4070 domain-containing protein: MRALLIYPVFPQTFWSYDKILELVDRKVLLPPLGMLTVAAILPQEWEFKLVDRNIRDVTEAEWEWAELVIFSAMIVQKQDMLEQIAEAKRRDKLVAVGGPYSTSLPNEPKAAGADFLILDEGEITLPQFVEAIQRGETSGTFRATEKPDVTITPVPRYDLLEFDAYDSMSVQFSRGCPFQCEFCDIIVLYGRKPRTKEPAQLLRELNYLYELGWRRSIFMVDDNFIGNKRNVKLLLKELKAWQEAHQYPFDFNTEASVDLANDSELMELMVQCNFNAVFLGIETPDESSLQLTKKFQNTRGSLAETVDKMIQAGLRPMAGFIIGFDNENKGAGNRIIDFVEAAAIPTAMFGMLQALPLTALWDRLEKENRLRDSTRQDINQTTLMNFIPTRPIEDIATEYIEAFWTLYEPKRYLDRVYRCFLKLGTPQHEAPFTMPSWVDLRALAIVVWRQGIKRNTRWKFWHHLFGIFRHNPGVWEHYLTMCAHNEHFLEYRQIVKDEIEAQLAEFQAQEKRLQQATPKIDAIA; encoded by the coding sequence ATGCGTGCCTTATTAATTTATCCCGTCTTTCCGCAAACCTTCTGGTCTTATGACAAAATCCTCGAACTAGTTGATCGCAAGGTATTATTACCACCTTTAGGAATGCTGACCGTAGCTGCCATTCTGCCCCAAGAATGGGAGTTTAAACTGGTCGATCGCAATATTAGAGACGTGACGGAAGCTGAGTGGGAATGGGCTGAGCTAGTCATTTTCTCCGCCATGATTGTCCAGAAGCAGGACATGTTGGAGCAAATTGCCGAAGCTAAAAGACGAGATAAATTAGTTGCGGTTGGGGGGCCATATTCAACCTCTTTACCTAATGAACCCAAAGCTGCGGGGGCAGACTTTTTGATTTTAGATGAAGGGGAAATTACTCTACCTCAGTTTGTCGAGGCAATACAAAGGGGCGAAACTAGCGGTACTTTTCGCGCCACTGAAAAGCCAGATGTAACCATCACTCCTGTTCCTCGTTATGACTTGCTAGAGTTTGATGCTTATGACTCTATGTCGGTGCAGTTTTCGCGTGGCTGTCCGTTCCAATGTGAGTTTTGCGATATTATCGTACTTTATGGTCGTAAACCCCGCACCAAAGAACCAGCACAGCTACTCAGAGAATTAAACTATCTCTATGAATTAGGCTGGCGACGCTCAATCTTTATGGTGGATGATAACTTTATTGGCAACAAGCGTAACGTCAAATTGTTGCTCAAGGAATTAAAAGCTTGGCAGGAAGCCCATCAATATCCTTTTGATTTTAATACTGAAGCTTCTGTAGATTTAGCCAACGATTCCGAACTGATGGAATTAATGGTGCAGTGTAATTTTAATGCTGTCTTTTTAGGCATCGAAACTCCTGACGAGTCAAGTTTGCAGTTAACTAAAAAGTTTCAAAACACCCGTGGTTCACTAGCCGAAACGGTAGACAAGATGATCCAGGCAGGATTACGCCCCATGGCTGGGTTTATTATTGGTTTTGATAACGAAAACAAAGGTGCGGGAAACCGAATTATTGATTTTGTCGAAGCAGCGGCGATTCCTACTGCGATGTTTGGTATGTTGCAGGCTTTACCCCTAACTGCCCTATGGGATCGACTGGAAAAAGAAAATCGTTTACGAGACAGTACCAGACAAGATATCAATCAAACTACCTTAATGAATTTTATTCCGACTCGTCCAATTGAGGATATTGCGACCGAATATATTGAAGCATTTTGGACACTATACGAACCCAAAAGATATTTAGACCGCGTATATCGTTGCTTTCTCAAACTGGGTACACCGCAACACGAAGCACCCTTCACTATGCCCAGTTGGGTCGATCTCAGAGCCTTAGCTATTGTGGTTTGGCGACAGGGTATTAAGCGCAATACCCGCTGGAAGTTTTGGCATCATTTGTTTGGCATCTTCCGTCATAACCCTGGAGTATGGGAACACTATCTGACTATGTGCGCCCACAACGAACATTTTTTAGAATATCGTCAGATTGTTAAGGATGAGATTGAAGCACAGCTTGCCGAGTTTCAGGCACAGGAGAAACGACTACAGCAGGCAACTCCTAAAATAGATGCGATCGCCTAA
- a CDS encoding DUF5615 family PIN-like protein, whose translation MKFLAHMGISLRTIDWLRDRGYDVFHLREKGLQRLPDDEILDLARTEGRIILTVDLDFAQLLAVNQESFPSVILFRLGNENYDEINQRLIEVLNNCQGVLETGAIKKTAEVGKAAKAEIKNLDDYINEQLRTKKHRLGFPHIQCNLQ comes from the coding sequence ATGAAATTTTTGGCGCATATGGGAATTTCATTACGTACTATCGATTGGTTACGCGATCGCGGTTATGATGTTTTCCATTTACGAGAAAAAGGATTACAAAGATTACCAGATGATGAAATTCTCGATCTAGCTCGTACTGAAGGACGAATTATCTTAACGGTAGATTTAGATTTTGCTCAACTATTAGCTGTTAATCAAGAATCCTTTCCCAGTGTAATCTTATTTAGATTGGGTAACGAAAATTATGACGAAATCAACCAACGTCTCATTGAAGTTTTAAATAATTGCCAAGGCGTTTTAGAAACAGGTGCAATAAAAAAGACCGCTGAAGTGGGAAAAGCTGCGAAGGCTGAAATTAAGAATCTTGACGATTACATAAATGAACAACTAAGAACTAAAAAACACAGATTAGGTTTCCCTCATATACAATGTAATCTCCAATAG
- a CDS encoding DUF433 domain-containing protein codes for MVNLVANGKSFEEIIEKYPDLKLDDIKQSLQYAALLIRESVYPFEITV; via the coding sequence ATTGTTAACCTCGTGGCAAATGGCAAATCTTTTGAAGAAATCATCGAAAAATATCCCGATTTGAAATTAGATGATATTAAACAATCTTTGCAATATGCTGCTTTATTGATTAGAGAAAGCGTTTATCCTTTTGAAATTACTGTATAA
- a CDS encoding glycosyltransferase, with protein MLVIVVAVLSLSVWLFLLLFWGDFWQAKQRVEGSLKLETYRRVWAIVPARDEAEAIAISLTSLLNQNYQGEFLIALVDDNSSDRTSEIALATAAQLGKSDLLKVITGKPLESGWKGKLWAMYQGIEYAQAQIPAPDYFLFTDADIKHDPDNLTQLIAKAETENLDLVSLMVLLRCQSFWEKLLIPAFVFFFQKLYPFSWVNDWHKPMAAAAGGCILISNKALLEIGGIATIKDALIDDCSLAKAVKSQGKNIWLGLSETTISLRGYDNLKVIWNTIARTAYTQLNYSPLLLIGTTLAMVIVYLIAPIGMIWGLVTSNWLVFSTCAITWSLMIWAYVPTIRLYKLSWAWTGLLPAIAFLYTLMTIDSAIKYYQGQGGAWKGRTYD; from the coding sequence ATGTTAGTAATTGTTGTAGCGGTTTTGTCCTTAAGCGTTTGGTTATTTCTCTTGTTGTTTTGGGGAGACTTTTGGCAGGCAAAGCAGCGCGTAGAAGGTAGTCTTAAACTCGAGACTTATCGCCGTGTCTGGGCTATTGTCCCCGCCAGAGATGAGGCCGAAGCGATCGCAATTAGTTTGACTTCTCTGTTAAACCAGAATTATCAGGGTGAGTTTTTGATCGCATTAGTTGATGATAATAGTAGCGATCGCACTAGCGAAATTGCTTTGGCAACTGCTGCTCAACTAGGTAAAAGCGATCTCTTAAAAGTAATTACTGGCAAGCCTTTAGAATCAGGCTGGAAAGGCAAACTTTGGGCGATGTACCAGGGTATTGAATATGCTCAAGCCCAAATCCCTGCACCCGATTATTTTTTATTCACCGATGCAGACATCAAACACGATCCTGATAATTTAACTCAGTTAATTGCTAAAGCAGAAACAGAAAACTTAGATTTAGTCTCCCTAATGGTATTGCTGCGCTGTCAGAGTTTTTGGGAAAAATTATTAATTCCTGCCTTTGTCTTTTTCTTTCAAAAGCTTTATCCATTTTCTTGGGTAAATGACTGGCACAAGCCGATGGCGGCGGCGGCGGGGGGCTGCATCTTAATTAGCAACAAGGCTTTATTAGAAATAGGCGGTATTGCGACGATCAAAGATGCTCTAATTGATGATTGTTCTTTGGCAAAAGCAGTGAAATCTCAAGGAAAAAACATTTGGTTGGGCTTGAGCGAAACTACTATTAGCCTGAGAGGCTACGATAATTTAAAAGTAATTTGGAATACTATTGCCCGCACTGCCTATACCCAGCTAAATTATTCTCCGCTGCTATTAATCGGCACGACGCTCGCCATGGTCATAGTTTACTTAATTGCCCCCATTGGCATGATTTGGGGACTAGTAACTAGTAACTGGCTAGTATTTAGCACCTGTGCTATTACTTGGTCACTGATGATCTGGGCTTATGTCCCCACGATCAGACTCTATAAACTGTCTTGGGCTTGGACAGGATTATTACCAGCGATCGCTTTTTTATACACTTTAATGACTATCGATTCGGCAATTAAATACTATCAAGGTCAGGGTGGGGCGTGGAAAGGGAGAACTTATGATTGA
- the amt gene encoding ammonium transporter — protein MNSNYLWLIFSTFLIFLMQPGFMCLESGMTRTKNSINVAIKNLIDLGISIILFWAVGYGISFGDCVVTIAGIIGSNHFFFNPEFFSAREIIFFIFQMMFCSTAATIVSGATAERLRFRAYVIVTIIISGLVYPVFCHWVWNDCGYLKQLGFVDFAGSTVVHGIGGWVALATILVVGSRTGRFDRSGKTHHLHGSNLSFSVLGAMLIWVGWLGFNGGSVQALNSTVALIILNTMLAGAAGMLCAGLVSWQRLKINKVEFLINGSLAGLVSITAVCNAVSPVLAIAIGSVGGAVSILVSYWLRYWQIDDAVDAIAVHLGAGIWGTLAVALFGNPDILDTGLNRVNQFFIQLLGLAACGIWAFGVTWVLLKIINRLMPLRVSLADEERGLNISEHYARNAVYEMLQVMDRQAADQDLSIRVPVEPFTEIGYVASHYNRVIDSLAGSTQQLKQFNTELEQKIEQRTGELLSAKEKAEVANQAKSAFIANMSHELRTPLNAILGFAQLMARNQTLPAQEKKYTDIINRSGEHLLSLINNVLDLSKIEAEHLTLDLVDFDLYAFLDNLSQMFVLKASSKNLQLECEIDPATPKYIQADQGKLRQIVLNLLNNALKFTDQGGVILKVFPAAEVVEQDKSLKLIFAVEDTGQGIAVEELDTLFNPFTQTESGKNAEEGTGLGLAISRKFVQLMGGDIKVRSTVNQGSVFSFDVAIKIVTPDRLPKRVSPLVIALPPNRQCRILIVDDKPYNRELLVKMLEPMGFEIKTAANGDRAIALWRQWQPELIFMDIRMPQMNGHEAIQIIKGDTSSNTKIIVLTASALEEERASILALGCDDFMRKPFKMDELVLMMAKHLGVCYTCAEENSVLESQLPLSALDRDSFTTIADELILELQQSIMEIDLDKIEQIVEKISQENELLAQMIEQHISNFEYEHILNILPLN, from the coding sequence ATGAACTCTAACTATTTGTGGTTGATTTTTAGTACTTTTCTCATTTTTCTAATGCAGCCAGGGTTTATGTGTTTGGAGTCTGGCATGACTCGAACTAAAAATAGTATCAATGTAGCCATCAAAAACCTGATCGATTTGGGCATTTCCATAATTTTGTTTTGGGCAGTGGGTTACGGTATTAGTTTCGGTGACTGCGTAGTAACCATAGCAGGCATAATTGGCTCAAATCATTTCTTCTTTAATCCAGAATTTTTTTCAGCTCGAGAAATTATTTTCTTCATTTTTCAAATGATGTTTTGCAGTACTGCTGCGACGATTGTTTCGGGTGCTACCGCCGAGCGACTGAGATTTCGAGCTTATGTAATTGTCACCATAATTATTTCTGGTCTAGTGTATCCTGTATTTTGTCACTGGGTCTGGAATGATTGTGGTTATTTAAAACAACTTGGATTCGTAGATTTTGCTGGTTCTACGGTAGTTCATGGTATTGGTGGTTGGGTCGCTTTGGCTACCATTTTGGTTGTAGGTTCGAGAACAGGACGATTTGATCGCTCGGGTAAAACTCATCACCTTCATGGTTCAAACCTATCTTTTTCTGTTCTGGGGGCAATGTTGATTTGGGTAGGATGGCTCGGTTTTAATGGCGGTAGCGTTCAAGCTTTAAACAGTACCGTTGCCCTAATAATACTCAATACCATGCTAGCTGGGGCAGCAGGAATGCTGTGTGCAGGATTAGTCAGTTGGCAAAGATTAAAAATTAATAAAGTGGAATTCTTAATCAATGGTTCTTTAGCGGGACTGGTTTCAATTACCGCAGTTTGTAATGCAGTTTCTCCAGTACTGGCAATTGCGATCGGTTCGGTTGGTGGAGCAGTAAGTATTTTAGTTAGCTATTGGTTACGCTATTGGCAAATTGATGATGCGGTTGATGCCATTGCTGTTCATCTTGGTGCTGGAATTTGGGGAACTCTAGCAGTCGCTTTGTTTGGTAATCCAGATATTCTTGATACAGGATTAAATCGAGTCAATCAGTTCTTCATCCAGCTATTAGGTCTAGCAGCTTGTGGCATTTGGGCTTTTGGAGTGACCTGGGTTTTACTCAAGATTATTAATCGTTTGATGCCTTTACGGGTTTCTTTAGCCGATGAGGAACGAGGATTAAACATTTCGGAACACTATGCTAGAAACGCAGTATATGAAATGCTCCAGGTAATGGATCGACAAGCAGCCGATCAAGACCTAAGTATTAGAGTTCCCGTAGAACCTTTTACCGAAATTGGTTACGTAGCTAGTCATTACAATCGTGTGATTGATTCTCTCGCAGGTTCGACGCAACAGTTAAAGCAATTCAATACTGAATTGGAACAAAAGATTGAGCAACGCACTGGCGAACTCTTGAGCGCCAAAGAAAAAGCTGAGGTGGCTAATCAAGCTAAAAGTGCCTTTATTGCCAATATGAGTCATGAACTGAGAACCCCGCTCAACGCTATTCTTGGTTTTGCTCAATTGATGGCTCGCAATCAGACTTTACCCGCCCAAGAAAAAAAATATACTGACATCATTAATCGCAGTGGCGAACATTTGTTATCACTAATCAACAATGTTTTAGATTTATCTAAGATTGAGGCAGAACATTTGACCTTAGACTTAGTTGATTTCGATCTTTATGCTTTTTTAGATAATTTGTCACAAATGTTCGTTCTTAAAGCATCCAGCAAAAATTTGCAGCTTGAGTGTGAAATCGATCCTGCAACTCCCAAATATATTCAGGCTGACCAGGGAAAATTACGTCAAATCGTGCTTAATTTACTGAATAATGCGCTTAAATTTACCGACCAAGGAGGCGTAATCCTCAAAGTTTTTCCTGCTGCCGAAGTCGTCGAGCAAGATAAAAGTCTTAAGTTAATCTTTGCGGTTGAAGATACAGGACAGGGTATAGCAGTCGAAGAGTTAGATACTCTATTTAATCCTTTTACTCAAACTGAATCAGGAAAAAATGCTGAGGAAGGAACGGGGTTAGGACTTGCTATTAGTCGTAAATTCGTGCAGCTAATGGGAGGAGATATTAAAGTTCGCTCGACAGTAAACCAAGGAAGTGTCTTTAGCTTTGACGTAGCCATCAAAATTGTGACCCCAGATCGACTTCCCAAGCGCGTTAGTCCATTAGTTATTGCCTTACCGCCAAATCGACAGTGCCGAATTTTAATCGTGGATGATAAGCCTTATAACCGAGAGCTGTTAGTCAAAATGCTTGAGCCGATGGGTTTTGAGATTAAGACAGCAGCCAATGGCGATCGCGCGATCGCTCTCTGGCGACAATGGCAGCCCGAGCTTATTTTTATGGACATCAGAATGCCCCAGATGAATGGTCATGAGGCGATACAGATAATCAAAGGCGATACTTCATCCAATACTAAAATTATTGTTTTAACCGCTAGTGCATTAGAAGAAGAACGAGCTAGTATCTTAGCTTTGGGCTGTGATGACTTTATGCGCAAGCCTTTTAAAATGGATGAACTGGTGTTAATGATGGCGAAGCATTTAGGGGTGTGCTATACCTGTGCAGAAGAAAACTCGGTTCTGGAATCTCAATTACCTTTATCAGCTTTGGATCGCGATTCCTTTACCACCATAGCCGATGAATTAATTTTAGAACTCCAGCAATCCATTATGGAAATTGATTTAGACAAAATTGAGCAGATTGTCGAGAAGATTAGTCAGGAAAATGAATTACTAGCCCAAATGATCGAGCAACATATTAGTAATTTTGAATACGAGCATATTTTAAATATATTGCCTCTTAATTAA
- a CDS encoding response regulator, giving the protein MRKIMAAQELNNILIVDDTPQNLHLLVDILTKYDYKVRPVPNGKLALSAAEINPPDLILLDIMMPGLNGYEVCKQLKSNPKTKDIPVIFISAVSEAVDKVKAFAIGGADYITKPFQMHEVLMRVKNQLAIKNLQHQLKVKNERLNQSITQLKQSQKKTFEFQKHLALAKITSGISDQVNHSLSEINNILAEIKQFGQANLQNIPAFLANISPQQQNYFVALLRQAQDNQINPLLSPAAKQELKTKIVAKLAKYSLKNVDKIAEMLIGLGFDEEIEELIPLLTSENSWSILDNAYLIISLYQSSEKITDSTVKISKVIAAFEDYANIQNTETDKRLANIKNTVEQALKSLTPQITSGIQIIKHYGNVATLYCYPEALQKVWFHLIENAIEAIGTYGILTINIYQQQNNLMVEIIDTGESIAQEMLNQLCDPFFTTKASENKMGLGLAIAKQIVEQHDGSIAVNLLSGKMTLPGNTKFTVSLPISAIAT; this is encoded by the coding sequence ATGAGAAAAATAATGGCTGCTCAGGAGTTAAATAATATCCTCATTGTGGATGATACTCCGCAAAATTTACATTTACTAGTCGATATTTTAACTAAATACGATTATAAAGTTAGACCTGTGCCTAACGGTAAGCTAGCTCTTTCCGCAGCCGAAATTAATCCACCAGATTTAATTTTATTAGACATTATGATGCCTGGTCTTAATGGTTATGAGGTATGTAAACAGCTAAAAAGCAATCCTAAAACTAAAGACATTCCCGTAATTTTTATTTCTGCCGTGAGTGAAGCGGTGGATAAAGTCAAGGCGTTTGCGATCGGTGGTGCTGACTATATTACTAAGCCATTCCAAATGCACGAAGTGCTGATGCGAGTCAAAAATCAGCTAGCGATCAAAAATTTGCAACACCAGCTCAAAGTTAAAAATGAGCGGCTAAACCAGAGCATAACTCAGCTTAAACAAAGCCAAAAGAAAACATTTGAATTTCAAAAACATTTAGCATTAGCCAAGATTACTTCGGGTATTAGCGATCAGGTCAATCATTCTTTAAGCGAAATCAACAATATTTTAGCAGAAATAAAACAATTTGGTCAAGCTAATTTGCAGAATATACCTGCTTTTTTGGCTAACATTTCTCCTCAACAACAAAATTATTTTGTTGCTTTATTAAGACAGGCTCAAGATAATCAGATTAATCCTTTATTATCCCCCGCAGCTAAACAAGAATTAAAGACTAAAATCGTTGCTAAATTGGCAAAATATTCCTTAAAAAATGTAGATAAGATTGCTGAAATGCTAATCGGATTGGGATTTGATGAAGAAATAGAAGAGTTAATACCTCTATTGACCAGCGAGAATTCTTGGTCAATTTTAGACAACGCCTATTTAATTATTAGTTTATACCAAAGCAGCGAAAAAATTACCGATTCTACGGTTAAAATCAGCAAAGTAATTGCAGCATTTGAAGACTATGCTAATATTCAAAATACTGAAACGGACAAACGTCTGGCCAATATTAAAAACACGGTCGAGCAAGCTTTAAAATCATTAACTCCACAAATTACTTCAGGGATACAGATCATTAAACATTATGGCAATGTTGCTACGCTCTACTGTTATCCTGAAGCACTACAAAAAGTTTGGTTTCACCTGATCGAGAATGCGATTGAGGCTATAGGTACTTACGGAATATTAACGATAAACATCTATCAACAGCAAAATAATTTAATGGTAGAGATCATTGATACGGGAGAAAGTATTGCTCAAGAAATGCTCAACCAACTCTGCGATCCTTTTTTCACTACTAAAGCTTCAGAAAACAAAATGGGATTGGGACTGGCGATCGCCAAACAAATTGTCGAACAGCATGATGGCAGTATTGCGGTTAATCTTCTTTCAGGAAAAATGACTTTGCCAGGCAATACTAAATTTACCGTTTCTTTGCCGATTAGCGCGATCGCAACCTAG